Part of the Paroedura picta isolate Pp20150507F chromosome 3, Ppicta_v3.0, whole genome shotgun sequence genome is shown below.
TCAGGGAGCATAACCATCAGAAGGACAAGGAGCGATCCGTTCCCACCCCTCTGGTCCCCAATTCTGTTCCATCTGCCCTACTCTGTGGCTCCCAGCTTCCCTCGTACCCAGGGTCAACTCGCAGCCTCCTCAGCACCTCCCAAACCGCAGCtggagggagagaaagcaaaaaaggagGGTTGGTGACTGAGGCGAGGAGGGAAATGGAGCAAGCAGGGGAAAGGTGTGGCACCCACCCTCTTTGACCACGTTGCCCTTCATGAAGATCAGGCTGAGAATGATGGTGAGGAGACCCATCTTGGGGATGTTCTCATCCCTGCAACAGAGAAAAGACTGTTGTACGCCTTATCCAAAAGTAAgaagagcagaagaagaagaggtttttacACTCTCCTTTTCTGTtaccctaaggcagtggttctcaacctggaggttaggacccctttgggggtcgaacgaccctttcacagggcttacggcagggtgagcagcttggtcgggggggggggggaatgtgccaTCCAGACAAcggccttgcagggtagatcgagatagagcattcatcggtctggagcagcagaaaagagcgagatcggcagggtgggacaagaggcagaactgaactgagaaaccccgggggaaaaaacaatttatatacaatcatgaacaagaagaagaagaagaagagttggttcttatatgccgcttttccctacccgaaggaggctcaaagcggcttacagtcgccttcccattcctctccccacaacagacaccctgtgaggtgggtgaggctgagagagccctgatatcactgctcggtcagaacagttttatcagtgccgtggcgagcccaaggtcacccagctggttgcatgtgggggagcgcagaatcgaacccggcatgccagattagaagtccgcactcctaaccactacaccaaactggctctcaatggatcttcacgccattggtcagttttggtttaatttctgtgaaagaacactggcatcgttttatggctgggggtcaccaacacatgaggaactggattaaagggtcgcggcattaggaaggttgagagccactgtggtgGGGGAAGGGATTTGGGGAGCTACACCTCAATTCTTCATATAGATGGGACACAAGCGGGAAACTGAGGCACAGAGCTAATGCTCCTTGTAGGGCTTTTGAGGAGATGCCCCTGCACCTGCATCAATCCCCTGAAGGACACAAGTATGCTGTTGATTCAGCATATGGGAAGCAGCAAATCTGAGCACAAGGCGCCCCAGATCAGAGTGCGCCGTTTCACTCCCATGCCCAAACCTTGCAGGAAATTCTCGAATGCTGCAAAAAGCCCTGGTTAGTGTTCAGGATTGCCAAAGACGAACCACTTTCCCTCGTCTCCTTACTCTTTACAGTTCTCTCTCTCCAGCGGAGCCAACTTGTTCACGAGGATGAAGGCGTGGGACTTGGGGTCGATTTCTACCAGTTCCAGCCCAAACACCTGCCGAAATCAGGGGaggaaaacagaattattttcagccaatcaaatctctgaTGGCCCTTGCTGGGGAAAGCCACATCTGCCCCGCCCACTTGATCAAAAAACGCTTAATGGAAATCGCGGAAGGTATTGGTGGGCACGCTACCGGGAACCCCCAGCATGGGGTCAAGCAattctcgtgtgtgtgtgtgtgtggaggggattgTTTTGGACTCATCCCATTCTGCAGCGGCTTTCTGCACCCAGCCACACTTGGAACCATCTCTGCTCAGGAGTAGAAAGGAATGGATCGCTGATGCTACCGCCCAAGCCAATGAGGGGCTCCCTCTTTACCTGCTGAAGTGTCTGGTTGGCTCGGTTGAGGAGTTCAGGGCAGACATCTCTGTAGTCCTTGAGGTGTTTCAGAATATCTGCAAGGAGACAAGAGAGCTTTGCGTGTCACGGTTATCTTCAGGCCTCCTCATCCAAACCTGAACAGCTCTGCCCTCAGAATAAAACAGACCAAggtcaaaatggagagggggcagagacgaggatgattcagggcctggggaggaaaggctgagggacttgggaaggttcagcctggaggaggctgagaggggacaggatggctctcttgaagcatttgaaaggctgtcccttggaggagggtacgaatggttcctgttggcatcagagggCAGGACCTGCGGTACTGGgcttaaattatgtgtagaacattactggctagatatcagggggggaaatttccacGGTCAGAGTAAttgagcagtggaatgggctgcttaaggaggtggtgagctccccctcactgatggtggtcttcaagcagtggctggacggatccttatcctggatgcttgaggctgatcctgcattgatcagggggtgggactaaatgcctttccaactctatggttctatgattctaatccccaCGCCTTTCTGCCCCTCCATTCTGTCCTTGACCAAAGGTCTCAAGAGCTTCCCCAAACCAAATACTGGAAGAAGAATCATGCAAACACATTTGCTTAACCCAACTCTACCAGCTGAACGTTAGTAGTTCTAAAGGAATTCTTCAAAGGGGTCAAAATGGCATCTCTGACCTCACCTGCTCTTTTGATTGGGATTTTCTTTTGGTCTTTGACAAGCAGAAACCGTACAAGTTCGTTCACCTGAAAAGAGAACACAACACAAGCAGGCTTCAGGGTTTGTGTATGTGGCTGTTCTGTAGGAGTAAGGAAAAAGCGCAGAAATGGGAGAGAAGAAGGGCAAcacgttcccagccctagggaagcatgcctggcctcgaccagggccagggccttttcagtcctggcccccgcctggtggaacgagctcccgggagagctgcgggccctgcaggcccttccatcgttccgcagggcctgcaagacggagctctttcgccaggtttacggttgaggccaaggctaacatctatgcccccccccgggacctggggattgggattagagacgggtaccaccaatatcccctctccacctgctagtaggggaaagGGTAGTTGACTAGCTgctcttgccaggttagcttgctaactaaaaATTGTTGGGCTGTAGATGTGTTAATtggatttttaatggattttatggggttttagaatgttgtaacccgccatgagccgcaagggagtggcgggcaataaatcgaataataataataataataataataataataataataataataataataataatggaggtATTGTAGGTCAATGAACTGAAGTTTACAGAACGTTAAAGGTCAAAAGAAAAGTAATATAAAATGTTCTATAGATGGTACACAGTCCCAAGAGATACAGTAAAGGTCAATAAGAGCTATCATGGGAAATATTGGAAATGCTGTGAAATGAATTCATCATTTTATCGCATATGGTGGACCTGCCAGAGTGGAAAGAAATATTGGATTATAAGTGAAGATGAAATCTAAAAGTTATTGAAAATAGGATTTACAATAGAcccaaaatatttattattaaatatggAACTAAACAGTATTAAAATATATAGTGaagttaaatattaaatatgtGGTAACTGCAGCCATATGcatccaaaaggaaaaaaaaagaatcttcacCAGATCTTACAGAACGGTCTAATAAAACGACGGAATATGCaccaatggcaaaacttacatatttgataCAAAACAGATCAATGTCAAATATTAACAGAAAATGGAGATCAATATCAGAATACATTGAATGAAAAAGCGGAATGGGGAGAAATAATGGGTTGATGTGGGTATATTGCAAACAATTTAAATACAAACTCACCTGGAAAAAAGatgtatttttgaaaaatgtCAAAGGTATATTGTGGCATATCAGCTTAATATTCACAGTTCTTATGGAACCTTATCCCCAGAAGAAGACAGGGCCCGGAGCCCGATGGAATAAGCACACCATTTGCTTTTGTTTCGGGATGCAAAGGACCTCGAAGCCGGGATACAGCCAGGCAGAACAGGGCGATTCCAAGGAGGGGCTGGGGAATGTCAGTTCAGGCTCTCTTACCCTGGCCTCCATTTGACTGGGCGGGCGCCGCTGGACATTGCGCTGCAGCTGACTGGAAGACGGCGTTTGGGTCAGAGTGTACTCCTCATCCACGTCCATGGGCTCCACCTGGGAAAGGGCAGGGAGCAGAATTCAGAAGAGCTCTCCGCTCTGATCCCGGACCAGTTCTGTATTGCTGTCCGGGTTGGAGACGTTCATTTCCAAATAAGATGATCAGGCATTTCTGTACTTAAAAGTTAGGGGCGGCCGTGCTAAGGCGTTATGTTTGAGTACATTTTGAAAGAGTGAATTCAGACCTAGGTgttcttccccctttcctctttccccacATAGTCCCGCCACGTCAACACgtacaaaaataaagaaattcACATACTTGGGAAGGCCCAGGTCTTTTGGTCCGCTTTTTCTGGGACATCTCTCCTTTCGGAAGCCTGTAAGGAGCAGGAAAAGTAAGCTTCAGCAGAGATCCTCAAGCAGGAAGACTGATTCACATCTATGTCCTTGTacacctccccacctcccccctgccAAGAACAACATCTCCTTGCAGAGCCTAAATCAGAGGACACTTTTTCGATTACAATCCCCCAGCTtctctgcctgccacccctttttcCCATTGACAGGCTCCTTGGCTTTTTAACATCCACGGGTCAGGCAAACATCGCTTATTACAGCATGGCAATGTGGGAAAGCTGTACCTGTTGAACGTCTGTCCAGCAGTTCTGCCTGACAAATACACTAACTCCACCTATTTCCAGAATTCCTAGGGCACCCAAAAACTCAGACTGGCaccccaacagcagc
Proteins encoded:
- the LOC143833571 gene encoding non-structural maintenance of chromosomes element 3 homolog isoform X1 — protein: MSQKKRTKRPGPSQVEPMDVDEEYTLTQTPSSSQLQRNVQRRPPSQMEARVNELVRFLLVKDQKKIPIKRADILKHLKDYRDVCPELLNRANQTLQQVFGLELVEIDPKSHAFILVNKLAPLERENCKEDENIPKMGLLTIILSLIFMKGNVVKEAAVWEVLRRLRVDPGEKHKIFGDVKKLVTDEFVKQKYLEVNRLPHTEPPEFEFRWGPRAAKETSKKQILQFVAKIQGKDPTFWTSQYNEAETEANPARRH
- the LOC143833571 gene encoding non-structural maintenance of chromosomes element 3 homolog isoform X2 → MSQKKRTKRPGPSQVEPMDVDEEYTLTQTPSSSQLQRNVQRRPPSQMEARVNELVRFLLVKDQKKIPIKRADILKHLKDYRDVCPELLNRANQTLQQVFGLELVEIDPKSHAFILVNKLAPLERENCKEEKHKIFGDVKKLVTDEFVKQKYLEVNRLPHTEPPEFEFRWGPRAAKETSKKQILQFVAKIQGKDPTFWTSQYNEAETEANPARRH